The genomic stretch GCAAGAGCATCTGTGCGTGCCATAATCACGAAACTTTCGTCATTACGCGCATCCACCGCCGCTTTCACGCGGTCAACCATCTCTTGCTGGCTCACAATTGCTTTGTTCGGGCGATGACCACAACGTTTTTGTGCAACTTGGTCTTCCATGTGCACCGCTGCCGCGCCCGCTTTTTCCATTTGCTTAATGGTGCGAGCGATGTTGAATGCGCCGCCAAAACCGGTATCGATGTCGACCAAGAGCGGCAAATCACACGCGTTGGTGATGCGGTCAACGTCAACCAGTACATCGTTCAATGTTGTAATGCCTAGATCAGGCAATCCGTATGAAGCGTTAGCAATACCGCCACCAGACAAGTAAATCGCTTGATGCCCCAAGTTCTTCGCCATCATGGCGCAGTACGGGTTAATGGTGCCGACAATTTGCAGCGGATTATTTTGTTCTACGGCGAGTCTGAACTTCGCCCCCGGTGTTAAGCTCATGACGAATTCCTTCTAGTCTTTGTCTAAACTTTCTGTATGTATAATTTGCGATTGGATGAGCTTTCGACTTCCTGAGATGTGTCGTCTCATCAACATTTCTGCAAGTTCTTCATCGCGATTGCGAATGGCTTCCAGAATGAATTTATGTTCAGTCAGCGCTTCATTTGGACGAGATTGCGCGCGCGGTGACTGATAGCGGTACATGCGCAGCAAGTGGTAAAGCTCGTCACACAACAGAGAAATCAGCTTGCTGTTTCGGCTTGCTTGGATGATGCGATAGTGAAAATCAAAATCACCATGCTGAT from Vibrio parahaemolyticus encodes the following:
- the prpB gene encoding methylisocitrate lyase; amino-acid sequence: MSLTPGAKFRLAVEQNNPLQIVGTINPYCAMMAKNLGHQAIYLSGGGIANASYGLPDLGITTLNDVLVDVDRITNACDLPLLVDIDTGFGGAFNIARTIKQMEKAGAAAVHMEDQVAQKRCGHRPNKAIVSQQEMVDRVKAAVDARNDESFVIMARTDALAVEGMDSAIERAIACVEAGADMIFPEAMNKLDQYLQFSNALEQATGKHVPILANITEFGATPLYGCDELAKAKVDMVLYPLSAFRAMNKAAETVYKHLLEVGNQEALVDSMQTRKELYQHLNYHDYEDKLDQLFSEGK